The window GGTTACTTGGCGCTGGTGTACTTGGTGACAGCCTTGGTGCCCTCGGACACGGCGTGTTTGGCCAGCTCTCCCGGCAGCAGCAGGCGCACAGCGGTCTGGATCTCCCGGGAAGTGATGGTGGAGCGCTTGTTGTAATTAGCCAGGCGGGACGATTCCCCTGCGATGCGCTCGAAGATGTCGTTCACAAAGGAGTTCATGATGCCCATGGCCTTGGAGGAGATGCCGGTGTCAGGGTGAACCTGTTTCAGCACTTTGTACACATAGATCGCGTAACTTTCCTTCCTGCTCTTCCTACGCttcttcccatccttcttctGGGTCTTAGTCACGGCTTTCTTAGAGCCCTTCTTGGCCGCTGGCGCAGACTTGGCTGGTTCAGGCATATTGCACGATGCTTCCTCTCCAAACTGCAGAGAAACTATGtccaactcctcccccagcagctcTATTTATAGGCATCGTATGCATTCGAGCAGGCCAAGTCTTCTGTTCTTCTATTGGCTGATTTTGTCATGTGACATGTTATGACATCTTCAGATGTATTGCAACTACGATGATTGGTGGATACAGAATTCTGAAACTGATTGGCTTCTTTCAAAACTGACCAATCACAGGGCAGTGCTGCTGCTCTATAAGTGTATAAATAAGGGCACAGGGGGCGGGGTTTGTTATTTCTCTCGCTGTCACCACTGCACTG is drawn from Ascaphus truei isolate aAscTru1 chromosome 18, aAscTru1.hap1, whole genome shotgun sequence and contains these coding sequences:
- the LOC142469228 gene encoding histone H2B 1.1-like, with the translated sequence MPEPAKSAPAAKKGSKKAVTKTQKKDGKKRRKSRKESYAIYVYKVLKQVHPDTGISSKAMGIMNSFVNDIFERIAGESSRLANYNKRSTITSREIQTAVRLLLPGELAKHAVSEGTKAVTKYTSAK